In one Grus americana isolate bGruAme1 chromosome 1, bGruAme1.mat, whole genome shotgun sequence genomic region, the following are encoded:
- the SSTR3 gene encoding somatostatin receptor type 3: protein MDTSAFSLPTPAVSEEGNASGSWAGFTTPNSSTTTSPGVVVSGVLIPLVYLIVCVVGLIGNSLVIYVVLRHSVSESVTNVYILNLALADELFMLGLPFLAAQNALSYWPFGSFMCRLVMAVDAINQFTSIFCLTVMSVDRYLAVVHPGKSSKWRTARVAKAVSATVWVLSSVVVLPVVVFSDVPLGMSTCHIQWPEPASVWRAGFIVYTATLGFFGPLLVICLCYLLIVVKVRSSGRRVRALSSKHKLSERRVTRMVVAVVAVFILCWLPFYVLNIINVVCPLPEEPSLFGVYFLVVVLPYANSCANPIIYGFLSYRFKQGFRRAILRPSRRVQSQEVPACPPEKTDDEGEEGEISKITQNGNDRQEHPLSSGEGENNEQKPLPEEPVGCEKSNKLHVSYL, encoded by the coding sequence ATGGACACTTCTGCTTTCAGCCTCCCCACGCCGGCAGTGTCAGAGGAGGGGAATGCCTCTGGCAGCTGGGCAGGCTTCACCACCCCCAACAGCTCCACCACCACCAGTCCTGGTGTGGTTGTCAGCGGTGTCCTCATCCCCCTGGTCTACCTCATTGTCTGTGTGGTGGGGCTGATTGGGAATTCTCTGGTCATTTATGTGGTCCTACGACACTCTGTGAGCGAGTCAGTGACCAACGTCTACATATTGAATCTGGCCCTAGCTGATGAGCTTTTCATGCTGGGCCTCCCATTCCTGGCCGCACAAAATGCCCTGTCCTACTGGCCTTTTGGGTCTTTCATGTGCCGCCTGGTGATGGCTGTGGATGCCATCAACCAGTTCACCAGCATCTTCTGCCTGACAGTGATGAGTGTTGATCGCTACCTGGCCGTGGTCCACCCAGGGAAGTCCTCCAAATGGCGGACGGCACGAGTGGCCAAGGCTGTGAGTGCAACTGTGTGGGTGCTGTCTTCCGTGGTGGTGCTGCCAGTGGTGGTCTTCTCAGATGTCCCCTTAGGGATGAGCACATGCCACATTCAGTGGCCAGAACCTGCCTCTGTGTGGAGAGCTGGCTTCATCGTCTACACTGCCACCCTAGGATTCTTTGGGCCACTGCTGGTGATTTGTCTCTGTTACCTTCTTATCGTTGTGAAGGTCCGTTCCTCTGGCAGGCGGGTGAGGGCTCTGTCCTCCAAGCACAAGCTTTCAGAGCGCAGGGTGACCCGCATGGTGGTGGCTGTTGTGGCTGTCTTCATCCTTTGCTGGCTCCCCTTCTATGTCCTCAACATAATCAATGTCGTCTGCCCACTGCCAGAGGAGCCATCCCTCTTTGGTGTCTACTTCCTCGTGGTGGTGCTGCCATATGCCAACAGCTGTGCCAATCCTATCATCTATGGCTTCCTCTCCTACCGCTTCAAGCAGGGCTTCCGGAGGGCCATCCTCAGGCCATCTCGCCGAGTCCAGAGCCAGGAAGTGCCAGCATGTCCCCCAGAGAAGACTGATGATGAAGGGGAAGAGGGTGAGATCAGCAAGATCACCCAAAATGGTAATGACAGGCAGGAACACCCTCTAAGcagtggggaaggagaaaacaatGAGCAAAAACCACTCCCTGAGGAGCCTGTGGGATGTGAAAAGAGCAACAAGTTGCATGTCAGTTATTTATGA